The Methylomarinum vadi genome has a window encoding:
- a CDS encoding sensor histidine kinase translates to MKTRRLLHTSAMRIALRYAGINAVLLMLGLGLLFWAGSRYVDEQISTGLKQRANELVRIEQAKGRNALIETLNAQQTIDVKYRRHFLLISADGQILAGDLLAWPSALDHYGQVTNIWIDGRIVKYPGESVDGYWPMIAAYLPDGGRLLLAQGLEQAEELQEIMLSTIITILLVSVGLALAMGWFIGRTLLARIDKINATAMAITSGDLSRRVPLADRHDEFDELAAHLNSMLLRIEQLMNGMRQVTDNVAHDLRKPLSRLRNRLEITLLEKREPVEYRQVIGETIEDADDLIRTFNALLEIAQTEAGSFRGEWKNIELSSLLYELGQLYRELAETENKTLSIRVQGGLHVAGNRHLLAQAVSNLLDNAIKFSPPAGKIVLEAWQREDGVTVQISDNGPGIPADRYAYAMERFSRLDTARSTSGSGLGLSLVKAVMELHRADLSMADNRPGLKVKIKFACHYAV, encoded by the coding sequence ATGAAAACCCGTAGGCTGCTCCACACTTCCGCCATGCGGATCGCCTTGCGTTACGCCGGCATTAATGCCGTGTTGTTAATGCTGGGATTAGGTTTGTTGTTTTGGGCGGGTAGCCGTTATGTGGACGAACAAATCAGCACCGGTTTGAAACAACGGGCCAACGAGCTTGTGCGTATCGAGCAGGCGAAAGGACGCAATGCGCTGATCGAAACGTTAAATGCCCAGCAGACCATCGATGTTAAATACCGCCGCCATTTTTTATTAATTTCCGCGGATGGCCAAATCCTGGCCGGCGATCTCCTGGCATGGCCGTCGGCTCTGGATCATTACGGCCAAGTGACCAATATCTGGATCGACGGCAGGATCGTCAAATACCCCGGAGAATCCGTGGACGGCTATTGGCCGATGATCGCCGCATACCTGCCCGATGGTGGCCGTCTGTTGTTGGCGCAGGGACTGGAGCAGGCCGAGGAACTTCAGGAAATCATGCTGTCGACGATTATTACGATTCTGTTGGTTTCGGTAGGCTTGGCCCTGGCGATGGGCTGGTTCATCGGTCGGACATTACTGGCGCGGATCGATAAAATCAACGCGACGGCCATGGCCATCACCAGCGGCGACCTGTCGCGGCGGGTACCGCTTGCCGACAGGCATGACGAGTTCGATGAATTGGCGGCGCATCTCAATTCCATGTTGTTGCGCATCGAACAATTAATGAACGGCATGCGTCAAGTAACCGATAACGTTGCCCATGACTTGCGCAAACCGCTGTCGCGGCTGCGGAACCGTTTGGAAATCACCCTATTGGAAAAACGCGAACCGGTCGAGTATCGCCAGGTTATCGGTGAAACCATAGAAGATGCCGACGATTTAATCCGCACCTTCAATGCGCTGTTGGAAATCGCGCAGACGGAAGCCGGAAGTTTTCGCGGCGAATGGAAAAATATCGAGTTAAGTTCGTTGTTGTACGAGTTAGGCCAGCTCTACCGTGAGCTGGCCGAAACCGAAAACAAAACATTGTCGATTCGCGTGCAGGGCGGGCTTCATGTTGCCGGTAACCGCCATTTGCTGGCGCAGGCTGTCAGCAACCTGCTGGACAACGCGATCAAATTCAGCCCCCCGGCCGGCAAGATCGTACTTGAGGCGTGGCAGCGGGAGGATGGTGTCACCGTGCAAATCAGCGATAACGGTCCGGGTATTCCGGCCGACCGCTATGCTTATGCCATGGAGCGTTTTTCTCGCCTGGACACTGCCCGGAGTACTTCGGGTAGTGGGCTGGGGCTCAGTCTGGTCAAGGCAGTAATGGAATTACACAGAGCTGATTTGAGCATGGCCGACAATCGGCCCGGTTTGAAGGTGAAGATTAAATTTGCCTGTCACTA